Below is a genomic region from Microbulbifer sp. ALW1.
TGCCCGCGATGTTGTGAATTACGTCCTGCAGCGCGCACCCCGCGTTGAACAGGATCAACTGGCCGAGGCCATCGACCGCTCAGTGGATGTCATGCCTACCGCTGCCAGTGGCGACTGGAATGGCGCCATGAAGGTACTGCACACCAGCACCAAAGCCACCTCCAAGTCCCAGTGACCACCTAATCAATTACCTAAGTAAGTACTGCGGCCCCGACACCGGCGCCACGGCACAAACACCACCTACAGGATTCAGACCATGGGTTTTACTTGCGGCATCGTCGGCCTGCCCAATGTGGGCAAATCCACTCTGTTCAATGCCCTGACCAAAGCGGGCATCGATGCAGAAAACTTCCCCTTCTGCACCATTGAGCCGAATGCCGGCATAGTACCTGTACCGGATCCGCGCCTGGACAAGCTGGCCGAGATCGTAAAGCCGCAAAAGCTGATTCCTACCACCATGGAATTTACCGATATCGCGGGCTTGGTGGCCGGCGCCTCCAAAGGGGAAGGCCTGGGCAATAAGTTCCTCGCCAACATCCGCGAGACCGACGCCATTGCCCACGTTGTGCGCTGCTTTGAAGACGACAACGTCATCCACGTAGCCAACAAGGTGCACCCGGTAGCGGACATCGAGGTGATCAACACCGAGCTGGCGCTGGCGGACCTGGATACCGTAGAAAAAGCCCTGCTGCGCTACACCCGCGCCGCCAAGGGTCAGGACAAGCACGCCATCAAAATGAAAGCGCTGCTGGAGAAGATCCAACCGCACCTGGATGAAGCCAAGCCTCTGCGCTCCTTCGCCCTGAATGATGACGAACTGGCCGCCCTCAAGGAACTGAGCCTGCTCACCATCAAGCCCACCATGTATATCGCCAACGTGGATGAGGACGGCTTCGAGAACAACCCGCACCTGGATGCGGTCGCTGCTATCGCCGCAGAAGAAAATGCCGTTCTGGTGCCTATCTGCAACAAGCTGGAAGCAGAAATTGCCGAACTGGACGACGAAGAGAAGCAGGAATTCCTGGAAGAACTGGGCATGGAAGAACCTGGATTGAACCGGGTGATTCGCGCCGGCTACCAGCTGCTGGGCCTGCACACCTACTTCACCGCCGGTGTGAAAGAAGTCCGCGCCTGGACCATCCCCCTGGGTGCCACCGCACCGCAGGCCGCGGGCAAAATCCACACGGATTTCGAGAAAGGCTTCATTCGCGCGGAAGTCGTCGGTTACAACGATTTCGTCGCCAACAAAGGCGAAGCTGGCGCCAAGGAAGCGGGCAAGTGGCGTCTTGAGGGTAAAGAATATGTCGTTGCCGACGGCGACGTGGTGCACTTCCGCTTCAACGTCTGATCCTCGCGTCTCCCCTCGGCCAAGGTTTTGGCATCCACCCGGGACTCCACAAGAGTCCCGGGGCCCTTCTGAAATCCGCCACCCGCGGAAATCATGTCTGCAACAACCGCATAGTAGGTTGCCATGTACCCATCCAACTGGAGAGTCGGTCTGCCGCTGGCGCTGACCACCGCCTTTCTCTGGGCACTGCTCCCCATCGCCATGAAAGGCCTGATCGCCGACATGGATTCCACCACCATCACCTGGTATCGCTTTTTTGGCGCGGCGTTGTTTGCCGGCGCCTGGTACGGCTGGCGGCGAGAACTGGAGCTGGGAAAATTACTGCAAGGCAAGCTTCTGCCCTACACCCTGCTGGCCGTTGGCGGCCTCCTCGCCAACTACATCGCCTATGCCACCGGACTCAACTACATCACGCCCGGAGCACTACAGGTATTGATCCAGCTGGCACCGCTGTTGCTGCTGATTTTCAGTGTCTTCTGGCTGGGTGAACGCTTTTCCCCGCGCCAGTGGATGGGTGTTGCGCTGGTGTGCATCGGCCTGCCGCTGTTTTTCAACCTGCGCATCGGTGAGCTAGTTGCCGGGGAAGACCGGCAGTACCTGTTCGGGGTGGCCCTGGTTGCCATTGCGGCGGTTACCTGGGCGGTGTACGGCCTCTTCCAGAAAAAAATCGTCGCCGTCTCCCGCCCACAAAATCTCCTCGTCATGATTTATCTGGCGGGCACCCTGTGCTTCCTGCCGGTCGCCAAACCCTCCAGCGCCCTGCAGCTGGGCGCCCTGGGCTGGGCGCTTCTGCTGTTTTTGACCGCCAACACCCTCATTGCCTACGGCGCCTTCGCCAAGGCCATGGCAGCCTGGGAGGCATCGAGGGTCAGCGCCACCCTGGCATTGGTACCACTCATGACGCTCGGCCTGAGCAGTATCATCGGCGCCCTGTGGCCAGAATACATTGAGGTAGAACCGATGAACTGGATCAGCTGGGTTGGCGCCATAACCGTTGTAATGGGCTCACTGCTGGCCGCCATCGGCCGCGGGCGCTGATAGAGTCAGGGCTGACGCCTTGCGCGCTAAGCTACTGATTAATTTAGTAAAAAGGGTGTTGACACTCTCACCTCATGCCCCTATTATTCGCGCCCTCGGTTAGCCGAGTTTGTTTGTGGCAAGGTAGCTCAGCTGGTTAGAGCGCAGCACTCATAATGCTGAGGTCGGGAGTTCAAGTCTCCCCCTTGCTACCATCTTCTTCTCGTGAATTCAGCTTCACGAAACCCGATACTGGGGTGTAGCCAAGCGGTAAGGCAGCGGGTTTTGATCCCGTCATGCGAAGGTTCGAATCCTTCCACCCCAGCCATATTCAGCAGTGACTGAAACGAAAAGGCGATCCAGTGGATCGCCTTTTTTGTTTTTCTAGCCAATTTCTTTCTCGGACAGCGTTTCCCGAACAGTCTTTCCCAAATAGCCACCCTCAGACAACGACAGTATCTGAACCTCAGGATCCGGACAGCAATCGCTCCCCTTCCGGAAAAATCGCTTCCGCCGCATTCTTCTCGCTCCGTCGCTCCCTCGCCAATTGCCGCCTTAACCCCAGCCAGCGCAGCGCTTCAAAACCACCGAGACACACGATGACGGAAATAAACGCCAAGGCAGCCCCCGAGGCTCCCAGGGTCGAACGCTCGGAAATACAGGTCCACACAAACTGCACCACGCACAGCATGGCCACCACCAGCAGGGTAGGACGTCGGCCGATCAACCCGACCACAAAAACCCCCAGGGGAGCACCAAGGGCCACTACCGGCGCAGCGGCAAGCCAGTTGCCGAACACACCAGGCTGCCAGTCTCCAGACAGACTTTTCACGACCACTCCGACCACCGATGAAAACGCCATCACCACTACCGATGTGGGAATCGCCACCTTGAGATCGACCCGGCTCAGCAACACCAGTGCCGCGTAAACCACCATATCGATACCCACGCCCGTCACCGATACGGCGCTAAACCCGGACACAGCCCCTAACAGCAGGCCTACACGGAAATCCTGCGGGCACCGCGGATCGCCGGCGTGATCATGCCCGGTAATCTCTTTCAGTCGGTACAGATGAAGAATTCCGAAACTCCCCCAGATCACCGCAAACACCAGCTTTACCCACAACTCAGGAACCAGCGGCGCGAAGAAAAGGATACCCAGGGGGGTTGCGACCAGACTGCCGGCAAGCGCCCCGCGCAACATGGACCAGGCCAGTGGCTGCCGGCGGCAGAATATGAAAATAGTGGCGCTGACCATACCGATGGACTGCACCGCAAAACTGAAGTCCCGGCCGAGACTCGCCGGCATATCAAACAGAAGAACTAGGACAGGAAAGCCCACCGTGCCACCCCCCATCGGGGTAGAACCCGCGGCGTAACTGCCAACGGCCATGGACAAGGCCATGGGCCAGTGCTCTAACACCAGCGGCCAGTAACCCTGGACAAACACCAGCAGCCCCCAGAGCGCATAAAAAAGCCCCAGGAAGATTAGCCAGGCGGAATAGCGTTTGAGGAACATTTGAGGAACATAGGTAGGGAGAGAATCAGGGCCTCAGGAATTGAGGCCCCGGGAAGGTCGCACCGGAAACCCGATCCGACCTCAGACGCGCTCAGCCTATTGCTCAGGCGCCAGCCTGCATCTTGGCCAGACGGGAGAACTGGTGCATGGAGCTCAGCTGCGCGTACAGCGGCGCCAGGAAACCACGCTTGCGGAAATCGGCGAAGTCTTCTTCACCCAGCTCGTTCAGCTTCTTCTCATCAACCATGTAGATACCGGTCAGGTTGATCTTCTCACCACCGGCGTTAACCGCTACGTTCTGGGTGGTCAGCAGGTCTTTCTCGGCCAGGATGGTGATGAACGCTTTGGTCATCTGGTCGCTTTCCAGGTAGCCCACCAAAGACTCTTTCTTCGCCTTCAGGTACTCGGACTCTTCACCGGCGTCATTGAACAGAGCGTTACCCTCTGCTTCGCCAACAACCGGGCTGTTCTCGATCAGGCCCACCATCAGGCGCTCTTTGTCTTCACCAGCAGGCGCCAGGACGAAAGGATGGTTGCGCACAGCACCAGGAACGAAAACACCTTTCCAGCTTTCGCCGTCAACAAACAGGTTTTCGCCTACTTTCAGGCTCAGCAGCGCAACAGACTGGAACTGGTCAGTTTCGGAATTCTTTACGAAAACGATCGGGTATTCAGCACCCAGGCGGGCGAATTCGTGAGCAGTAACCGGCACCATGTGTGCGTTTTTGACGTGCTCAAAGGTCCCCAATTCACGGACTTTCAGTTTGCCGTGAACGTCGCTGCGCAGAGGAACGATTTTTGGGGCTTCTACAGTGGCCATACAACACCTTATTGAAATTTGAAGTTATTCTAAAAAACCCGGTCAGTATATTTTTTATACTCAAAAAGGGAAGCCAAAAAATACACCAGACAGACAGAAGTTGCCAGCAATTCCTGCATCGCAGGCATGCTCCGCCCCTCTATCAACAGCACATAGATACCGGACCAGCACCCTACTCGTAACTGACAAACAGATTGGCGGTCAGGCGACCCTCCACGGGGCAGGAATTGATGCTTTTGTCCGAGAGGATATTGGCACTGTGCAGCAGATTACCCTTGTAGATCACCACCCGATTGAACCTGGCAGGCACAAATCCCACCTTGTCGAACAGATCGTCAGAGTCAAAGCAATACTTTTGCGGGCGGCGATATTTGTTGAACTCGAGATAACAGCAGTCCAGGTAGTGCTCGACCCTCTCCGGGGTAATGGTTTCGTAACCACTACTCCTGTGCCGGTAGAACCCCGTTCCGCCATGGGTTTCATCGCAGAGGTACAGCAATATGGCGTAAAGCCCGGGCGCACTGGTATCGAAATGGGGCGCTCGCTGCAGCGGCCCCAGCTCCTCTTCCGGCACGGTTATGAGGTTGAGGGTTTCCTGGTGGATCGTGAGCTTTTTTTCGGGGGCAAGTGCGAACTGCTCCCGCACTACGGCATCCAGGCGGCTCATAATTTGCTCCGCATGCTCCGGCGGTGCCGACGCCCTCACCCCCGGATAACCTTTGCGCTCCGCCGCAATCGGCCAGGGAGCGAAACTGGACGCTTTGGCAAACGCCACCAACTCTTCCGGGCTCTCAAGGAAGTCATCGATAACAACGACCGTATTTTTCTCATTGCCGACGTTTAGTACTTGCATGTCCAACGTAATCAAATCCAATCAGATACAAAGCGCCACTAATCTAACACCGAAATTCCAGTAGTTTCCAACCCTCGACATCAGGTATTGGCCCCCTACTGGACTCAAACCCTGCTCAGGTGTCGCTGCAAGGCCGTCAACCAATCCCTGTGGGACATCAGCTCTGAAGCCAGCTGTTCGGAACGCTTTCTGGCCTTCTCAATAATACCCTTGGAACTGGCCATCTCCCGCTCACCGAGCGTGATGCCCCTGGTGGGAAAATGCATCCCGTAAAGCACAAACAGATAGTTCTCCACCCCGAAAAGATCGAAGGTACTGAAAAAGTCCGTACTTTTTGGCGTCGCTACCGACCACCTTTCCAGCCGCTCATTTAAAGTATCTGAGCGCGGCGCATTCTCGGTACAGTCCACCCAGAACGGCGTATCCCGGCGATCTGAAATGCAATAGTGGAGCTGAACAAAATCAATAACCCTGTCCCAGGTGTAACGTACCGCTCGATTGTAATAGCCGGTAAGCGAGGGAATGTCTTCCACAAATCG
It encodes:
- a CDS encoding SapC family protein — translated: MATVEAPKIVPLRSDVHGKLKVRELGTFEHVKNAHMVPVTAHEFARLGAEYPIVFVKNSETDQFQSVALLSLKVGENLFVDGESWKGVFVPGAVRNHPFVLAPAGEDKERLMVGLIENSPVVGEAEGNALFNDAGEESEYLKAKKESLVGYLESDQMTKAFITILAEKDLLTTQNVAVNAGGEKINLTGIYMVDEKKLNELGEEDFADFRKRGFLAPLYAQLSSMHQFSRLAKMQAGA
- the ychF gene encoding redox-regulated ATPase YchF; protein product: MGFTCGIVGLPNVGKSTLFNALTKAGIDAENFPFCTIEPNAGIVPVPDPRLDKLAEIVKPQKLIPTTMEFTDIAGLVAGASKGEGLGNKFLANIRETDAIAHVVRCFEDDNVIHVANKVHPVADIEVINTELALADLDTVEKALLRYTRAAKGQDKHAIKMKALLEKIQPHLDEAKPLRSFALNDDELAALKELSLLTIKPTMYIANVDEDGFENNPHLDAVAAIAAEENAVLVPICNKLEAEIAELDDEEKQEFLEELGMEEPGLNRVIRAGYQLLGLHTYFTAGVKEVRAWTIPLGATAPQAAGKIHTDFEKGFIRAEVVGYNDFVANKGEAGAKEAGKWRLEGKEYVVADGDVVHFRFNV
- a CDS encoding DUF6445 family protein — its product is MQVLNVGNEKNTVVVIDDFLESPEELVAFAKASSFAPWPIAAERKGYPGVRASAPPEHAEQIMSRLDAVVREQFALAPEKKLTIHQETLNLITVPEEELGPLQRAPHFDTSAPGLYAILLYLCDETHGGTGFYRHRSSGYETITPERVEHYLDCCYLEFNKYRRPQKYCFDSDDLFDKVGFVPARFNRVVIYKGNLLHSANILSDKSINSCPVEGRLTANLFVSYE
- a CDS encoding sulfite exporter TauE/SafE family protein, giving the protein MFLKRYSAWLIFLGLFYALWGLLVFVQGYWPLVLEHWPMALSMAVGSYAAGSTPMGGGTVGFPVLVLLFDMPASLGRDFSFAVQSIGMVSATIFIFCRRQPLAWSMLRGALAGSLVATPLGILFFAPLVPELWVKLVFAVIWGSFGILHLYRLKEITGHDHAGDPRCPQDFRVGLLLGAVSGFSAVSVTGVGIDMVVYAALVLLSRVDLKVAIPTSVVVMAFSSVVGVVVKSLSGDWQPGVFGNWLAAAPVVALGAPLGVFVVGLIGRRPTLLVVAMLCVVQFVWTCISERSTLGASGAALAFISVIVCLGGFEALRWLGLRRQLARERRSEKNAAEAIFPEGERLLSGS
- a CDS encoding DMT family transporter yields the protein MYPSNWRVGLPLALTTAFLWALLPIAMKGLIADMDSTTITWYRFFGAALFAGAWYGWRRELELGKLLQGKLLPYTLLAVGGLLANYIAYATGLNYITPGALQVLIQLAPLLLLIFSVFWLGERFSPRQWMGVALVCIGLPLFFNLRIGELVAGEDRQYLFGVALVAIAAVTWAVYGLFQKKIVAVSRPQNLLVMIYLAGTLCFLPVAKPSSALQLGALGWALLLFLTANTLIAYGAFAKAMAAWEASRVSATLALVPLMTLGLSSIIGALWPEYIEVEPMNWISWVGAITVVMGSLLAAIGRGR